The proteins below are encoded in one region of Buttiauxella gaviniae:
- the motB gene encoding flagellar motor protein MotB codes for MKHNARPIVVVKRRKHKGHGGGAHGSWKIAYADFMTAMMAFFLVMWLISISSPKELAQIADYFRTPLSAAITGGQRIADSQSPIPGGGDDVTQQQGEVKKQPNIEELRKRMETSRLKRLGDKLDQLIEADPKLRALRPHLQIDLVQEGLRIQIIDSQNRPMFKNGSAEVEPYMRDILRSIAPLLNEFPNKISLSGHTDDLPYAMGERGYSNWELSADRANASRRELMYGGLIDGKVLRVVGMSSTMRLTNRGPGDAINRRISLLVLNKQAEEAIVHENAESENRPLSILQQPAAVEPAQNTLPPQSGTR; via the coding sequence ATGAAACACAATGCGCGCCCCATTGTTGTCGTAAAACGACGCAAACACAAAGGCCACGGCGGCGGCGCGCACGGTTCATGGAAAATTGCCTACGCCGACTTCATGACGGCCATGATGGCTTTTTTTCTGGTTATGTGGCTGATTTCCATCTCCAGCCCTAAAGAACTGGCGCAAATTGCCGACTATTTCCGTACGCCACTTTCCGCCGCGATTACCGGTGGGCAGCGCATCGCCGACAGCCAAAGCCCGATACCTGGCGGCGGCGACGATGTGACCCAACAGCAAGGCGAAGTGAAAAAACAGCCGAATATTGAAGAACTCAGGAAACGCATGGAAACCAGTCGCCTGAAACGCCTGGGCGATAAACTCGATCAGTTGATTGAGGCGGATCCGAAATTGCGCGCGTTACGCCCGCATTTGCAGATAGACCTGGTTCAGGAAGGGCTGCGGATCCAAATTATCGACAGCCAGAACCGCCCGATGTTTAAAAATGGCAGCGCTGAAGTGGAGCCCTATATGCGCGATATTTTGCGCAGCATAGCGCCGCTACTGAATGAATTTCCTAACAAAATTAGCTTATCCGGCCACACTGATGATCTGCCTTATGCGATGGGCGAGCGCGGTTACAGCAACTGGGAACTTTCCGCTGACCGGGCAAACGCCTCGCGGCGCGAACTGATGTACGGCGGGCTTATCGACGGCAAAGTTTTGCGCGTGGTGGGGATGTCGTCAACCATGCGCCTGACCAATCGCGGCCCAGGGGATGCCATTAACCGGCGCATTAGTTTGCTGGTACTCAATAAACAAGCTGAAGAGGCCATCGTGCACGAAAACGCAGAAAGTGAAAATCGGCCCCTAAGCATTCTCCAACAACCTGCTGCCGTGGAACCGGCGCAGAACACATTACCGCCACAATCCGGTACGAGGTGA